Proteins encoded within one genomic window of candidate division WOR-3 bacterium:
- a CDS encoding carboxypeptidase regulatory-like domain-containing protein produces the protein MRSTLVCLFAVAAISVANPVVEYFLSEIQVAPDSLERIELHMYSDARSYPVDLSGWHVTTNAGFATIDSGTALQNSTDFAIISHENVSGSFSLGDDSDDVWLDDPVQGGGDHYWYGRYGWTPPAGTSVSIYTHWEGVWPYEYLVGDWYLDSTPTFGAPNDDRQGGITGRVLDRFGQPLENCWVQLQNAHGNGGVACDSTGRYVMSPLGPGTYEVSARSDSTYLPAYYPESVSIGVNGWMDSINMTMYPAGVTEVGRREMPQGPLRQRGRTLVLNSDRPGTTLVSVYDDLGRLRMSERVALVVGQNELALPSLSRGVYFALVQGEVRRDMAKAVLW, from the coding sequence TTGAGCGAGATTCAGGTTGCGCCCGACTCGCTCGAACGCATCGAACTCCACATGTACTCAGACGCGAGGTCTTACCCGGTTGACCTATCGGGCTGGCATGTCACAACCAACGCTGGTTTCGCCACAATCGACAGCGGCACGGCGCTGCAGAACTCGACTGACTTCGCGATCATCAGTCACGAGAACGTCAGTGGGTCTTTCTCGCTGGGTGACGATTCGGACGACGTATGGCTGGATGACCCTGTGCAAGGCGGCGGAGATCACTACTGGTACGGCCGCTACGGCTGGACTCCGCCCGCCGGTACCTCGGTCTCAATCTACACGCACTGGGAAGGTGTCTGGCCCTATGAGTACCTGGTCGGCGACTGGTACCTCGACTCTACTCCTACCTTTGGCGCGCCCAACGACGACCGTCAGGGCGGCATCACGGGCCGAGTCTTGGACCGGTTCGGCCAGCCACTAGAGAACTGCTGGGTACAGCTCCAGAATGCACACGGCAACGGCGGCGTGGCATGCGACTCGACCGGCCGCTACGTCATGTCTCCGCTCGGCCCCGGAACATACGAAGTTAGCGCTCGCAGCGACTCGACATACCTGCCTGCGTACTATCCCGAATCAGTCTCGATCGGAGTGAACGGGTGGATGGATAGTATCAACATGACCATGTACCCGGCAGGCGTTACCGAGGTCGGACGTAGGGAAATGCCGCAGGGTCCCCTGCGGCAGCGCGGGCGGACGCTAGTCTTGAACTCAGATCGGCCAGGCACGACGCTGGTGAGTGTCTACGATGACCTCGGCCGACTCAGAATGTCTGAGAGGGTCGCCCTAGTCGTGGGTCAGAACGAACTGGCGCTGCCAAGCCTGAGTAGGGGCGTCTACTTCGCCCTTGTCCAGGGCGAGGTCCGCCGCGATATGGCCAAAGCTGTCCTCTGGTAG